A DNA window from Thermococcus sp. 4557 contains the following coding sequences:
- a CDS encoding DUF835 domain-containing protein, translating into MRLLDGIHTLLLVEAALVLIADAVAVTWIFKIYLRNRRKSALAFSIAWVFDFLTILFTVQQSVTIQLAGLLCLSTFAGFIFYGSVKFLEEESINARHKTLAVLSAMPVAFMVYILGVYAYTGDAFWTATTAAALGISGVFVVAGGLLLMEVEEIYKSAIKYLSISIILFGIHLIPAALFGLYTWYEAIGFTFSSILIVFMVWAMVKLTSSKTFLPSKETVPQQPDLKPGTLLVGINEYKKLKEKLREMPVLAFVRDVSDIPEGWECYFVTTIPFQGTFKNTINPTNLARMTEISYQYLETFARSGKHGVIVIDCFEYLTVYNSWESLMKFISKLRDFTIVNNGTLVVVLEKESLEPRLYFQLRKLIE; encoded by the coding sequence GTGAGGTTGTTGGATGGCATCCATACACTCCTGCTCGTAGAGGCCGCACTGGTGCTGATCGCGGACGCCGTGGCCGTAACATGGATATTCAAGATATACCTGCGCAACAGGAGAAAATCTGCCCTGGCGTTCTCGATAGCGTGGGTATTCGATTTCTTAACGATCCTCTTTACCGTGCAGCAGAGCGTTACCATCCAGCTGGCTGGACTCCTGTGCCTCTCGACGTTCGCGGGCTTCATTTTCTACGGCTCCGTGAAGTTCCTTGAGGAGGAGTCCATAAACGCCAGACACAAAACCCTCGCTGTCCTTTCCGCCATGCCCGTCGCGTTTATGGTGTACATCCTCGGTGTGTACGCATACACAGGGGACGCCTTCTGGACGGCCACGACCGCAGCGGCGCTTGGGATAAGTGGGGTCTTCGTGGTGGCGGGCGGACTGCTGCTGATGGAAGTTGAGGAGATTTACAAGAGCGCCATCAAATACCTCTCCATCAGCATAATTCTGTTTGGGATTCACCTCATCCCTGCGGCCCTCTTCGGCCTTTACACCTGGTACGAAGCGATAGGCTTCACGTTCTCGTCCATACTGATAGTCTTCATGGTATGGGCAATGGTCAAGCTGACATCATCCAAGACGTTCCTGCCCTCAAAAGAAACGGTTCCCCAGCAGCCCGACCTTAAACCCGGCACCCTCCTTGTGGGGATCAACGAATACAAGAAGCTCAAGGAGAAACTCCGCGAGATGCCCGTGCTCGCCTTCGTCAGGGACGTCTCGGATATACCGGAGGGGTGGGAGTGCTACTTCGTGACCACCATCCCATTCCAGGGCACCTTCAAGAACACAATAAATCCCACCAACCTCGCGAGGATGACCGAGATCTCCTACCAGTACCTTGAGACCTTCGCGAGGTCAGGGAAGCACGGCGTCATAGTGATCGACTGCTTTGAGTACCTTACAGTGTACAACTCTTGGGAGAGCCTCATGAAGTTCATCTCCAAACTGAGGGACTTCACCATCGTGAACAACGGCACCCTGGTGGTTGTCCTGGAGAAGGAAAGCCTAGAACCGAGGCTTTACTTCCAGCTGCGGAAGCTGATAGAGTGA
- the glp gene encoding gephyrin-like molybdotransferase Glp has product MKEFKTLTPYREALKLLLDDLSEIYETEKVPLSEALGRVLAEDVVSPIDSPPFDRSAVDGYALRAEDTFPAREYSPVELSVVDEIVAGEESGAKVEPGTAVKLMTGSKMPEGANAVLMQEMAERDGNVIRVLRPVAPGQNVAFAGEDVRKGEVVLQKGQVLRPQDLALLKSIGFRSVKVKRKPRVGIIITGDELIEEFDEDALKAGKIVESNSVMLTGLVRQYFGEPVFYGVVPDDEDAIRSAIERARGECDLVLVTGGSAFGDKDFAHRFVKLLFHGTTIKPGRPVGYGERVFIMSGYPVAVFAQFHLYVKHALAKLVGARNYEVRIRARLTERVSSQLGRYEFVKVWYENGEARPIKKKGSGIISSLVESNGYIEIPEDSEGYLEGETIEVVLY; this is encoded by the coding sequence ATGAAGGAGTTCAAGACTCTCACTCCCTACAGAGAGGCATTAAAGCTCCTCCTCGACGACCTGAGCGAGATTTATGAAACCGAGAAGGTTCCCCTCTCCGAGGCCCTCGGACGGGTTCTGGCTGAAGACGTCGTTTCCCCCATAGACAGCCCGCCCTTCGACCGCTCGGCCGTCGACGGCTATGCCCTCCGGGCGGAGGACACGTTCCCGGCAAGGGAGTACAGCCCGGTTGAACTCAGCGTCGTGGACGAGATAGTCGCGGGGGAGGAGAGCGGGGCGAAAGTTGAGCCCGGAACGGCTGTGAAGCTCATGACCGGCTCGAAGATGCCTGAGGGGGCCAACGCGGTTCTTATGCAGGAGATGGCGGAGCGCGATGGGAACGTCATAAGGGTTCTCAGACCTGTCGCTCCGGGACAGAACGTGGCCTTCGCCGGCGAGGACGTGAGGAAGGGGGAGGTTGTCCTCCAAAAGGGACAGGTTTTAAGGCCCCAGGACCTGGCGCTCCTCAAGAGCATCGGCTTCAGGAGCGTGAAGGTCAAGAGAAAGCCCCGCGTCGGGATAATAATTACGGGCGACGAGCTCATCGAGGAGTTCGATGAAGACGCACTGAAGGCTGGGAAGATTGTTGAGAGCAACTCGGTCATGCTCACAGGACTGGTGCGGCAGTACTTCGGCGAGCCGGTTTTCTACGGCGTCGTCCCGGACGATGAAGATGCCATCAGATCTGCGATAGAACGGGCAAGGGGAGAGTGCGACCTCGTCCTCGTCACGGGCGGCTCCGCCTTCGGGGATAAGGACTTCGCCCACCGCTTCGTCAAGCTGCTCTTCCACGGCACGACGATAAAGCCCGGGAGGCCGGTGGGCTACGGCGAGAGGGTCTTCATCATGAGCGGTTATCCGGTAGCCGTCTTCGCCCAGTTCCATCTCTACGTCAAGCACGCCCTCGCGAAGCTGGTTGGGGCCAGGAACTATGAGGTCAGGATCCGGGCGAGGCTCACCGAGCGCGTTTCGAGCCAGCTCGGGCGCTACGAGTTCGTGAAGGTGTGGTACGAGAACGGGGAAGCCAGACCCATCAAGAAGAAGGGCAGCGGGATAATAAGCTCGCTCGTGGAGAGCAACGGGTATATCGAAATCCCCGAGGACAGCGAGGGGTATCTCGAGGGGGAGACCATCGAAGTGGTGCTGTACTGA
- a CDS encoding PIN domain-containing protein translates to MKDVIFIDTSVIVEYILNGKDADAAEMILLSGDTKVTSMLVYRESLGALAMAFGREKFGIKGKHSLRKFIRKNGWKPFEPVLNVLDGLLSEVGIVILQDVQQTRELRVIMEKYNLLPSDAQITLTCKSYGIQRIATFDSDFKRVEFLETVGV, encoded by the coding sequence TTGAAAGACGTCATCTTCATCGACACTTCTGTCATCGTCGAGTACATCCTCAACGGGAAAGATGCTGACGCGGCCGAGATGATTCTTTTGAGCGGAGATACCAAGGTTACCTCAATGCTCGTATACAGGGAATCTCTTGGAGCCCTCGCAATGGCATTCGGACGTGAAAAGTTTGGAATAAAGGGCAAGCACAGTCTACGAAAGTTCATTAGAAAAAATGGATGGAAACCCTTTGAGCCAGTTCTGAACGTGCTCGATGGCCTTCTCAGCGAAGTGGGCATTGTGATACTCCAAGACGTTCAGCAGACAAGGGAACTTAGGGTCATCATGGAAAAATACAATCTTCTGCCCTCCGATGCCCAAATAACTCTGACCTGTAAAAGCTATGGCATCCAGAGGATAGCTACATTTGATTCAGACTTCAAGCGTGTTGAGTTTCTAGAAACAGTGGGGGTATGA
- a CDS encoding molybdenum cofactor biosynthesis protein B, which yields MGAEEHKRKAPKKFKFAVITVSDTASRGEKEDKSGKFLVEELEKAGHEKVYYAVVPDEKMAIIGAVVEAFRAGAEVLVTSGGTGITSRDVTIESIRPLLDKELTGFGEVFRLLSYEEIGTAAVMTRATAGIIRSSGRTMAVFCLPGSLGAARTGIKIILKEAGHVLKHGRE from the coding sequence ATGGGAGCGGAGGAACACAAGAGAAAGGCTCCAAAGAAGTTTAAGTTCGCGGTCATAACGGTCAGCGACACCGCGAGCAGGGGTGAGAAGGAGGACAAGAGCGGGAAGTTCCTCGTGGAGGAGCTGGAGAAGGCTGGACATGAGAAGGTTTACTACGCGGTCGTTCCCGACGAGAAGATGGCGATAATCGGTGCCGTTGTCGAGGCCTTCAGAGCGGGGGCGGAGGTCCTGGTAACCTCCGGCGGAACCGGAATAACAAGCAGGGACGTGACGATAGAGAGCATCAGGCCCCTCCTCGATAAGGAACTGACGGGCTTCGGCGAGGTTTTTAGACTCCTCAGCTACGAGGAGATAGGCACAGCCGCGGTCATGACGAGGGCAACCGCGGGAATAATCAGGAGCTCCGGCAGAACCATGGCCGTCTTCTGCCTGCCCGGCAGTCTCGGCGCGGCAAGGACTGGGATCAAAATCATCCTCAAAGAGGCCGGCCACGTACTCAAGCACGGGAGGGAGTAA
- a CDS encoding adenosylcobinamide amidohydrolase, with amino-acid sequence MEFKHFIQPFDEPLLALSNAPHRGGLTKANGFFFMMVHKNYSGDYKADCLAFERESGLKNFVGFMTAAEVGKVLSVARSGSVTAYVTAGITNPAIAGDVPPPWKPGTINIALVIREGLTVGAMANAIMTATEAKTYTLLSLGYNATGTTSDGIGVFAFEGEKEWAGTATELGMGIGKAVREALAESLRKWERTRSVK; translated from the coding sequence ATGGAGTTCAAACACTTCATCCAGCCATTCGACGAGCCGCTGCTGGCATTAAGCAACGCACCCCACAGAGGGGGCCTAACGAAAGCAAATGGTTTCTTTTTCATGATGGTTCACAAGAACTACTCCGGCGACTACAAAGCCGACTGCCTCGCCTTCGAGCGGGAGAGCGGCCTAAAGAACTTCGTTGGCTTTATGACGGCCGCGGAGGTGGGTAAGGTTCTCTCTGTTGCAAGGAGCGGGAGTGTTACGGCCTATGTCACGGCCGGGATAACAAACCCTGCGATAGCCGGCGATGTGCCGCCTCCCTGGAAGCCGGGGACGATAAACATCGCCCTCGTCATCCGGGAAGGCCTGACCGTCGGCGCGATGGCGAACGCAATAATGACTGCCACCGAGGCGAAGACGTACACCCTGCTGAGCCTCGGATACAACGCCACCGGAACGACGAGCGACGGCATCGGCGTCTTCGCTTTTGAAGGGGAGAAGGAGTGGGCGGGAACGGCGACGGAGCTTGGAATGGGCATAGGAAAAGCGGTAAGGGAAGCCCTCGCTGAGAGTCTGAGGAAGTGGGAGAGGACGAGAAGCGTTAAATAG
- a CDS encoding type II toxin-antitoxin system VapC family toxin, producing the protein MSSSTDVVLDTSVLVKGFLPPLRRKHDEIYYRQLSVHLKAKELLKKAQNGEFILHEPVIALVETSTVLWRLSKSERIVDVGVEFLETYSIFYSDVYLMEDAMKLGRETGASGFDVLFLACAKKVNAKLITDDKKMYEKAVKAGIEAELLRELTSSP; encoded by the coding sequence ATGAGTTCGAGTACTGACGTAGTGCTGGACACAAGCGTCCTCGTTAAGGGATTTCTACCGCCGTTGCGCCGAAAACACGATGAGATTTACTACAGGCAACTTTCCGTTCATCTGAAAGCCAAGGAACTGCTGAAGAAAGCTCAGAACGGAGAGTTCATACTTCATGAACCCGTCATAGCGCTCGTAGAAACTTCAACTGTGTTGTGGAGGCTCTCAAAAAGTGAAAGAATAGTCGACGTTGGCGTTGAGTTCCTCGAAACTTACTCAATCTTCTACTCCGACGTTTACCTCATGGAAGACGCGATGAAACTGGGCAGAGAAACCGGGGCCAGCGGTTTCGACGTTCTCTTCCTCGCCTGCGCGAAGAAGGTAAACGCCAAACTGATAACCGACGACAAAAAGATGTACGAGAAGGCCGTAAAAGCGGGAATAGAAGCGGAACTCCTCAGGGAGCTCACTTCATCTCCATGA
- the cobT gene encoding nicotinate mononucleotide-dependent phosphoribosyltransferase CobT — MESLFLLVLGNTEISTVPGISVAGATPELTKLTPVADAEYLFHEKPLTIDVIPVTPEGHPTPAIITKAAKELADFPILIVRGGTYLAPLLPHVHISDAVGKDFRKEPALPEFGEIIKRAKLFGEELNKTPIKELVIGESTPGGTTTAQAVLWALGYDAKTSSASPDNPQSLKEKVIGEAFSRAGIERGQLRDNPLEALRQFGDPMMATVIGIALGFRRDIVLAGGTQMLAVSALLKALGEDLSRFMIATTKWVVNDKSATFIETAKEIGIISYAADLDFSKSEFKGLRDYERGYVKEGVGAGGATWLAIKAGFSPEDVSEKVEELYRRLMEMK, encoded by the coding sequence ATGGAGAGCCTCTTCCTCCTCGTTTTGGGAAATACTGAGATAAGCACCGTTCCGGGGATAAGCGTTGCCGGAGCGACGCCAGAACTGACGAAGCTCACGCCGGTGGCCGATGCCGAATACCTCTTCCACGAGAAGCCCCTGACGATTGACGTAATCCCCGTAACACCGGAAGGGCATCCCACGCCGGCTATAATCACGAAAGCAGCCAAAGAGCTCGCAGACTTTCCCATCCTAATCGTCAGGGGAGGAACGTATTTAGCTCCACTCCTCCCTCACGTCCACATCAGCGACGCCGTTGGGAAGGACTTCAGAAAAGAACCTGCACTGCCGGAGTTCGGGGAGATAATCAAGCGCGCCAAGCTCTTCGGCGAGGAGCTGAACAAAACCCCAATAAAGGAACTCGTAATCGGGGAGTCCACGCCAGGAGGAACGACGACAGCTCAAGCGGTTCTCTGGGCGCTCGGCTACGACGCCAAGACCAGCTCCGCATCTCCGGACAACCCGCAGAGTTTGAAGGAGAAGGTAATCGGTGAAGCCTTCAGTAGGGCCGGAATCGAAAGGGGTCAGCTGAGGGACAACCCCCTCGAAGCCCTCAGGCAGTTCGGCGACCCGATGATGGCGACGGTAATCGGTATCGCGCTCGGCTTTAGGAGGGACATCGTTTTAGCAGGTGGAACTCAGATGCTGGCCGTTTCAGCGCTCTTGAAGGCCCTCGGCGAGGACTTGAGCAGGTTCATGATTGCCACAACCAAGTGGGTCGTGAATGACAAGAGCGCGACCTTCATCGAGACTGCAAAGGAAATCGGGATTATAAGCTACGCCGCCGATTTGGACTTCTCGAAGAGCGAGTTTAAAGGACTGAGGGACTATGAGCGCGGTTACGTTAAGGAGGGAGTAGGGGCTGGAGGAGCCACGTGGCTGGCAATAAAGGCCGGATTCTCGCCGGAGGACGTTAGCGAAAAAGTGGAGGAGCTGTACAGAAGGCTCATGGAGATGAAGTGA